A single genomic interval of Anopheles marshallii chromosome 2, idAnoMarsDA_429_01, whole genome shotgun sequence harbors:
- the LOC128708320 gene encoding ATP-binding cassette sub-family G member 1-like has product MDPGMMAGKTTGESAMLGSIGHTHGHPHNPLRPHPHPSPTPATLQQQSNPHQHLLHHHHHHQQQQQQQHHAHHPTETPTEVSVVDINASLAASAPLISPHVASVHPVGPGTGSAGHVPSFCNILNASNSSDLQAVAYNSLTQNVRCKSPPTLVDNLKNGTIGNSQSALCNGAIMTNGQTKDSNLAHGLVRKVLNNSDGNGQKKPMVSLTHLPKRPPIDIQFMDMSYSVSEGHKRGYKTILKGINGKFRSGELTAIMGPSGAGKSTLMNILAGYKTSHLSGSVLINGKDRNLRKFRKLSCYIMQDDRLLPYLTVREAMMVSANLKLGKDISVSAKRAVVEEIIETLGLLDAASTLTLNLSGGQRKRLSIALELVNNPPVMFFDEPTSGLDSSTCSQLIALLKSLARGGRTIVCTIHQPSARIFELFDNLYVLAEGQCIYQGRVNGLVPFLASLGLECPSYHNPANYVMEVACGEHGDWNSKLVTAVNNGKCNNYNQPLSQSKSSSNKNVSLDVTATGTADHEDELALLKTVVTTGEYTAISMPPNTTPESQLNNESKQITASGAAADRKPTLGNGAESAAVSMTPTTATLTTVATANTGATVIPSADATGPLLGAVGPVAGSTQTQTGCKATCTTSLLDSTESVSISVPKKQAGFPTSGWMQFWILLKRTMITIMRDQTLTQMRLLSHVIVGAIIGMIYYDIGNDASKIMSNAGCIFFTTMFTMFTAMMPTILTFPTEMAVFVREHLNYWYSLKSFYFAKTIADLPFQVLFTSVYVIVVYYLTSQPMDPKRVGMFVLICILTSLVAQSLGLLIGAGMSVETGVFLGPVSTIPIILFSGFFVNFDVIPSYLQWVTYVSYVRYGFEGAMVSVYGMEREKLACTEIYCHFRSPKKFLEEMSMDNAEYWIDATALFGFFIALRVIAYFVLRWKLHSIR; this is encoded by the exons ATGGATCCGGGAATGATGGCGGGAAAGACAACCGGTGAAAGTGCTATGCTTGGGAGTATAGGTCATACCCACGGACATCCACACAATCCACTGCGCCCGCATCCACATCCATCCCCGACGCCTGCCACGTTACAGCAGCAATCCAATCCACACCAACATctgctccaccaccaccatcatcatcagcagcagcagcagcagcagcaccatgcACATCATCCGACGGAAACCCCGACCGAGGTTTCGGTCGTCGACATAAACGCATCGCTGGCCGCATCGGCCCCCCTCATATCACCGCACGTTGCGTCCGTACACCCGGTCGGTCCCGGTACCGGGAGTGCCGGGCACGTGCCCAGTTTCTGCAACATTCTAAACGCATCCAACAGCAGTGATCTACAGGCGGTCGCCTACAACTCGCTCACACAAAACGTTCGCTGCAAATCCCCACCGACACTGGTTGATAATCTAAAGAACGGGACAATCGG GAATTCTCAAAGTGCTCTCTGCAACGGAGCCATCATGACAAACGGACAGACGAAAGACTCTAACCTAGCGCACGGCCTAGTGCGGAAGGTTCTCAACAACAGCGATGGAAATGGGCAGAAAAAGCCAATG GTATCACTCACGCATCTACCAAAGAGACCTCCGATCGACATCCAGTTCATGGACATGTCGTACTCGGTGTCCGAAGGTCACAAACGAGGCTACAAGACCATACTCAAGGGTATAAACGGTAAGTTCCGATCCGGGGAGCTAACCGCCATCATGGGACCGTCCGGTGCTGGTAAAAGCACGCTCATGAATATTCTCGCCGGCTACAA AACATCACACCTCAGCGGTTCGGTGCTAATCAACGGGAAGGATCGGAATCTGCGCAAGTTTCGCAAACTTTCCTGCTACATCATGCAAGACGACCGGCTGCTACCCTACCTGACCGTGCGGGAAGCAATGATGGTGTCGGCCAACCTGAAGCTCGGCAAGGACATCTCCGTGTCGGCGAAACGTGCCGTCGTGGAGGAAATTATCGAAACGCTCGGTCTGCTGGACGCCGCCAGCACGCTCACGCTCAATCTCTCCGGTGGCCAGCGGAAGCGGCTATCGATTGCACTCGAGCTGGTTAACAACCCACCGGTAATGTTCTTCGACGAACCGACGAGCGGTCTGGACAGCTCAACCTGTTCGCAGCTGATTGCGCTGCTGAAATCGTTAGCACGCGGCGGTCGTACGATCGTCTGCACCATCCATCAACCTTCGGCTAGAATTTTCGAACTGTTCGACAATCTGTACGTGCTGGCCGAGGGGCAGTGTATCTATCAGGGGCGGGTAAACGGTCTGGTACCGTTTCTTGCCTCGCTCGGACTCGAATGCCCAAGCTATCACAATCCAGCGAATTATG TGATGGAAGTTGCATGCGGGGAGCATGGTGACTGGAATAGTAAACTGGTAACTGCAGTCAATAATGGTAAATGTAACAACTATAATCAACCGCTTTCGCAAAGCAAAAGCTCCTCCAACAAGAATGTATCGCTCGACGTAACGGCAACAGGTACTGCTGATCATGAGGATGAGCTTGCCCTTCTAAAAACGGTAGTCACTACCGGTGAGTACACCGCCATCAGTATGCCGCCCAACACAACACCAGAGTCGCAGTTAaataatgaaagcaaacagaTCACCGCGAGTGGCGCTGCCGCGGACCGAAAACCAACACTCGGGAATGGTGCGGAATCGGCAGCAGTCTCCATGACCCCCACTACCGCTACGCTGACGACGGTGGCGACAGCCAACACGGGTGCGACGGTCATCCCGTCGGCCGACGCTACCGGACCGTTGTTAGGTGCCGTTGGTCCGGTTGCTGGATCCACCCAAACCCAGACCGGTTGCAAGGCGACCTGTACCACTTCACTGCTCGATTCGACGGAAAGTGTTAGCATATCGGTGCCGAAGAAGCAGGCCGGATTTCCCACGTCCGGTTGGATGCAGTTTTGGATACTGCTCAAGCGCACCATGATCACGATCATGCGTGATCAAACGCTTACGCAGATGCGGCTGCTGTCGCACGTGATTGTCGGTGCGATCATTGGTATGATCTACTACGATATCGGTAATGATGCGTCGAAGATCATGAGCAATGCTGGATGTATTTTCTTCACCACGATGTTTACCATGTTCACCGCCATGATGCCGACGATACTCACCT TTCCTACAGAAATGGCCGTGTTTGTGCGTGAACATCTCAATTACTGGTATTCGCTCAAGTCGTTCTACTTCGCCAAAACGATCGCAGATCTTCCATTTCAA GTACTCTTCACGAGCGTGTACGTGATCGTAGTGTACTACCTCACGTCCCAGCCAATGGATCCGAAACGGGTGGGCATGTTCGTACTGATCTGCATCCTCACATCGCTCGTAGCCCAGAGCCTAGGTCTGCTAATCGGAGCCGGCATGAGCGTCGAAACCGGTGTGTTTCTGGGCCCGGTCTCCACCATTCCGATCATCCTGTTTTCGGGTTTCTTCGTCAACTTCGACGTCATCCCGAGCTACCTACAGTGGGTGACGTACGTCAGCTACGTACGGTACGGGTTCGAGGGCGCAATGGTGTCCGTGTACGGCATGGAGCGGGAGAAGCTTGCCTGTACCGAGATCTACTGCCACTTCCGCAGCCCGAAAAAGTTCCTCGAAGAGATGTCGATGGACAATGCGGAGTACTGGATCGATGCGACCGCCCTGTTTGGTTTCTTCATCGCGCTGCGCGTGATCGCGTACTTTGTGCTGCGCTGGAAACTGCATTCCATCCGTTAA
- the LOC128707183 gene encoding period circadian protein — protein sequence MSATGMENLEGADSTHNTKVSDSAYSNSCSNSQSQRSGSSKSRHSGSNSSGSSGYGGKASTQASSIAPIPQQAAKRNKEKDRKKKKLKTSADSVVPGPNGSSTGTNTAGPAAGGTSATVGVEQQNLSGCGDPEPMDTMPGNVSINSGSAATGDIGAGGSGVQTSAHGGEPNDRHEMSVASGGKCANGVEQVGVGVAAAAAAAGAAQIISDENTEDDRKHMSQEQMHRSSASTNADLQKKLIAHSILPGPAPLPAGVASIVNSIATGESDHKSSGLRANKVSGEHTVSGSGTLLGVVLAEQHCQPKQQQHHHGVQQHQHPKQQHSTKQDAGPQNQQHGLQVPQQHSASQQQQPHHHHHHPLQPQQQHDKTVQQPQQQSNTPRTNKPDVEDGFCCVISMHDGVVLFTTPSITHSLGFPKDMWLGRSFIDFVHPKDRATFASQITSKVVVPLGESKSGQKDQKNSLYVMLRKYRGLKTAGFGVTKTTVNYEPYRLVLTFREAPAENADVMSGRSILLIISATPVKSVYKEPNESLCERELKFNTRHTTSGVLSYVDGNSVESIGYLPQDILGRSVMELYHPDDMPILRKAYETVMVKGQTAGASFVSQPYRFLVNNGCYIVLSTEWTSFVNPWSRELEFVIGNHRILQGPSTADVFVSPFYCQTQNQFSDEALKEAKMIEEQILRMLKEPVAKPSDMVKQEVSKRCKALASFMEELMDEVAQPELKLNLLNESDFTFSERDSVMLGEISPHHEYFDSKSSSETPPSYNQLNYNENLQRFFDSRPAMNIEEQMKMDSSGGTNTETIGDEQSHAVSPNQREFSASGGGGSGGSAGNFSSESNAQMDSTTNTTSNTGGTGGTGTSSGGGGSFQPPTLTEELLCKHNEDMQKVMLKKHREARMVARGTDKNKKGPPDKGGYGGGTVGHGVKRGSSHSWEGDAHKTIKHQHNPDPNGGCTSIQQQQQQQQQQLQQKMGPVAPHALQQQLLIQQQHQQLQQQQQLQQQQLQQQQQQHQHHQQTNVHLHYKAQHVSQHQHQQGLYGQSSFQQTTLQNLSTGQLQQTQQHQHHQEQLIPHQSSQQHAYQSQIPSNGLGLSSQTESVLAGNQRSSFNTTFTTPSILTPQMTYGTHSGNITGRTGDLWPPFSVSVTTMQASAGAGTGTTSFVPSHSIFPTLYYIPAAAAAAAAAAATAAPQPAPVAALETLPRLNPITVPYMAAGVMYPHPQLYQQSLLYPPMMYHAMPYQPLPPPCGLDSDTRNHPHQQHQQQQQQQRQQQQQQQQQQQRLQSQTGQSAGGPGQTTSGGIAVVLGPTAGGQTSAQSSEVPGATATGGHTGGNSGKLPAHITVPPSAGSGSQSQTPFQRPSSQATSVKAEPGSALGSIASASIVVNRAFSESSKKDLIDSPLISNVDCTDCALDEVLEKHCDGIANGIDRRVNGSSRHTGQLDKLPSGVGTTGIGAPGGAVVGMCEVSDDMDESSFSSFYSSFLKTDNSSEGQNGAERKESSEMCWESGSNNATSNNRMHGDGCGESGNQDTRDSGKRNGAGEGTGTMVRPGGASACRAKRRPNPPWLDNVCQTKDLIYRYQINERSLKELLDSDNLALKKISQPILVNDQLGQLYLDLELEGLSAKLSLSEATSGSSSDDCDTKDKAKVNKRNMKYSKLVMIYEENAPFPPPNDSEP from the exons ATGTCCGCTACGGGCATGGAAAACCTTGAGGGTGCGGACTCGACGCATAACACCAAGGTGTCCGATTCCGCCTACTCCAACAGTTGCAGCAACAGCCAGTCGCAGagaag TGGAAGTTCAAAATCACGCCACAGCGGCAGTAACTCGTCCGGCAGTAGCGGATACGGCGGTAAGGCTTCGACCCAGGCCAGCAGCATTGCGCCAATCCCACAACAAGCCGCCAAGCGCAACAAGGAAAAGGATcgtaagaagaagaagctaaAGACGAGCGCTGACAGTGTTGTGCCGGGACCGAATGGATCTTCAACCGGCACCAACACGGCAGGACCCGCGGCCGGTGGTACGAGTGCCACCGTTGGTGTGGAACAGCAGAATCTGTCGGGCTGCGGTGATCCCGAACCGATGGATACGATGCCCGGAAATGTTTCCATTAACAGCGGGTCTGCCGCAACGGGCGACATAGGCGCGGGAGGATCTGGCGTGCAAACGTCCGCTCATGGCGGAGAGCCGAACGATCGTCACGAGATGAGCGTTGCTAGCGGTGGCAAGTGTGCGAATGGGGTCGAACAAGTCGGTGTGGGAGTGgccgccgccgctgctgcAGCCGGTGCAGCACAGATCATCAGCGATGAGAACA ctgAGGACGACCGCAAACACATGTCGCAGGAACAAATGCATAGGTCGAGTGCGTCAACCAATGCCGATCTGCAGAAGAAACTGATTGCGCATAGCATTCTTCCCGGACCGGCACCCCTACCGGCCGGTGTGGCCTCCATTGTCAATTCGATCGCCACCGGTGAATCCGACCACAAGTCGTCCGGACTGAGAGCCAACAAAGTCAGCGGGGAGCACACCGTATCCGGCAGTGGCACACTCCTGGGTGTGGTACTTGCCGAGCAGCATTGTCAAccgaagcaacagcaacaccatcacggcgtgcagcaacatcaacatccCAAACAGCAACACTCGACGAAGCAGGATGCAGGTCCGCAGAACCAACAGCATGGATTGCAAGTACCGCAACAACATTCCGcttcccagcagcagcaaccgcaccaccaccatcaccatccgctgcaaccgcaacagcagcacgacAAGACGGTGCAACAGCCGCAGCAACAATCAAACACACCGCGCACCAACAAGCCGGACGTGGAGGATGGCTTCTGCTGTGTCATCTCCATGCACGACGGGGTCGTCCTGTTCACGACGCCAAGCATCACGCACAGCCTCGGCTTCCCGAAAGACATGTGGTTGGGGCGATCGTTCATCGACTTCGTGCACCCGAAAGACCGGGCCACGTTTGCGAGCCAGATCACATCGAAGGTGGTGGTACCGCTCGGTGAATCGAAGAGCGGTCAAAAGGATCAGAAGAATTCGCTGTACGTGATGTTGCGTAAGTATCGCGGTTTGAAGACGGCCGGTTTCGGCGTCACCAAAACGACCGTCAACTACGAACCGTACCGGTTGGTGCTGACGTTCCGCGAGGCGCCGGCTGAGAATGCGGACGTCATGAGCGGACGTAGCATACTGCTGATTATCTCCGCGACACCGGTCAAGAGCGTGTACAAGGAGCCGAATGAATCTCTGTGCGAGCGGGAGCTGAAGTTCAACACGCGCCACACCACGTCCGGAGTGCTGAGCTACGTGGATGGGAATTCGGTCGAGTCGATCGGTTACCTGCCGCAGGACATACTCGGCCGGTCGGTAATGGAGCTGTACCATCCGGACGACATGCCCATCCTGCGGAAGGCGTACGAAACGGTGATGGTGAAAGGGCAGACCGCGGGCGCATCGTTCGTCAGCCAACCATACCGCTTTCTGGTGAACAACGGATGCTACATTGTGCTCAGCACCGAATGGACGAGTTTCGTCAATCCGTGGTCCCGTGAGCTGGAGTTCGTCATCGGCAACCATCGCATCCTGCAGGGCCCATCGACGGCGGACGTGTTCGTGTCGCCGTTCTACTGCCAAACGCAGAACCAATTTTCGGACGAGGCGCTTAAGGAGGCGAAAATGATCGAGGAGCAGATCTTGCGCATGCTAAAGGAACCGGTCGCCAAACCGTCGGACATGGTGAAGCAGGAGGTGTCCAAGCGGTGCAAAGCACTCGCCTCGTTCATGGAGGAGCTAATGGACGAGGTGGCGCAGCCGGAGCTCAAGCTAAACTTGCTCAATGAGTCGGATTTTACCTTCTCGGAGCGGGACTCCGTGATGTTGGGCGAGATATCGCCACACCATGAATATTTCGACAGCAAGAGTTCGTCGGAAACGCCGCCGAGCTACAATCAGCTGAACTACAACGAGAACCTGCAGCGCTTCTTCGACAGCCGGCCGGCAATGAACATCGAGGAGCAGATGAAGATGGACTCATCCGGCGGTACCAACACGGAAACGATCGGCGACGAACAGTCGCACGCCGTCAGCCCAAACCAGCGCGAGTTTAGCGCGAGCGGGGGTGGCGGGAGTGGCGGTTCGGCTGGGAACTTTAGCTCCGAAAGCAACGCACAGATGGACAGTACgaccaacaccaccagcaacacGGGTGGGACGGGCGGGACGGGTACGTCCTCTGGTGGTGGGGGCAGCTTTCAACCACCGACCCTCACGGAGGAGCTGCTCTGCAAGCACAACGAGGACATGCAGAAGGTCATGCTCAAGAAGCACCGGGAGGCACGGATGGTCGCGCGCGGAACCGACAAGAACAAGAAGGGCCCCCCGGACAAAGGTGGGTACGGGGGTGGCACCGTTGGTCACGGTGTCAAGCGTGGATCATCGCACTCCTGGGAGGGTGACGCACACAAAACCATCAAGCACCAGCACAATCCGGATCCGAACGGTGGTTGCACTTccattcagcagcagcagcagcagcaacagcagcagctgcagcagaagATGGGCCCGGTGGCACCTCATGCCCTGCAGCAACAGCTGCTcatacaacagcagcaccagcagctacagcagcagcagcagcttcaacagcaacagttgcagcaacagcaacagcagcatcaacaccatcagcaAACCAATGTGCATCTGCACTACAAAGCACAGCACGTGTCgcagcatcagcatcagcagggGCTCTACGGTCAATCGTCATTCCAGCAAACAACCCTGCAAAACCTATCCACCGGACAGCTGCAGCAAacgcagcaacatcaacaccaccaGGAACAGCTGATTCCACACCAATCGAGCCAGCAACATGCGTACCAAAGTCAAATCCCGAGCAACGGTTTAGGTCTATCCAGCCAGACAGAGAGCGTCCTTGCAGGCAACCAACGGTCGTCCTTTAACACGACCTTCACAACACCATCGATCTTGACACCGCAGATGACGTACGGTACGCACAGCGGCAACATTACCGGCCGTACCGGTGACCTTTGGCCACCGTTCAGCGTGAGCGTAACAACGATGCAAGCGTCGGCCGGGGCCGGAACCGGAACGACCAGCTTCGTACCTTCGCACAGCATTTTCCCCACCCTGTACTACATCCCGgcggccgcagcagcagcggcggcggcCGCCGCCACGGCCGCCCCACAACCGGCACCGGTAGCCGCACTGGAGACGCTACCGCGGCTCAATCCGATCACCGTACCGTACATGGCGGCCGGTGTCATGTATCCGCATCCGCAGCTTTACCAGCAGTCGCTCCTGTATCCGCCAATGATGTACCACGCGATGCCTTACCAACCATTACCACCACCGTGCGGGCTCGACAGTGACACGCGCAAT CATCCGcaccaacagcaccagcaacagcagcaacaacaacggcaacagcaacagcagcagcaacagcaacagcagcggctACAGTCACAAACCGGTCAATCGGCAGGTGGCCCCGGACAAACGACCTCCGGCGGCATTGCTGTGGTGCTGGGACCGACCGCCGGTGGGCAAACTTCCGCACAATCCTCCGAGGTGCCTGGTGCGACAGCGACCGGTGGCCATACCGGGGGCAACAGTGGCAAGCTACCCGCACACATTACAGTGCCACCCTCAGCCGGCAGTGGCTCCCAATCGCAAACACCGTTCCAGCGTCCATCCTCACAGGCGACATCCGTTAAAGCTGAACCGGGATCAGCATTGGGAAGTATTGCATCCGCTTCAATCGTCGTTAACCGG GCATTTTCGGAGTCTTCAAAGAAGGATCTTATCGATTCGCCTCTTATCTCGAACGTTGACTGTACCGACTGTGCACTGGATGAAGTGCTCGAGAAGCACTGTGATGGTATTGCGAACGGCATAGATCGGCGCGTGAATGGAAGTTCAAGACATACCGGGCAGCTAGACAAGCTGCCGAGTGGCGTTGGTACCACCGGTATCGGCGCACCCGGTGGCGCTGTGGTCGGAATGTGTGAAGTCAGTGACGACATGGACGAATCAAGCTTTTCAAGCTTCTACTCCAGCTTTCTCAAAACGGACAACTCCTCCGAAGGGCAAAACGGTGCCGAGCGCAAGGAGTCGAGCGAAATGTGCTGGGAAAGTGGTTCGAACAATGCGACCTCGAATAACCGGATGCATGGAGACGGTTGCGGTGAGTCCGGCAATCAGGATACGCGTGACAGTGGAAAGCGGAACGGTGCGGGTGAGGGAACTGGTACTATGGTGCGACCCGGCGGTGCAAGCGCATGCCGTGCCAAGCGACGTCCAAATCCTCCATGGTTGGATAACGTGTGCCAGACAAAGGACCTCATCTACCGCTACCAGATCAATGAACGATCTCTTAAAGAGTTGTTGGATTCAGACAATTTGGCGCTTAAGAAAATAAGCCAG CCCATCTTAGTTAACGATCAGCTGGGTCAGCTGTACCTTGATCTCGAACTGGAAGGCCTTTCGGCGAAGCTGTCGCTTAGCGAAGCCACATCCGGTAGCAGCAGCGATGACTGTGACACCAAGGACAAAGCCAAAGTGAACAAGCGCAACATGAAGTACAGTAAACTGGTCATGATCTACGAGGAGAACGCACCCTTCCCACCACCGAACGATTCCGAGCCATAG
- the LOC128707324 gene encoding N-glycosylase/DNA lyase → MSKQTFQFVLGSKSTFYRGPFRGIDIQSNVSIMSVVTKWRSLLCDFNQLQLKATLLGGQSFRWKNHKQNDTDQIENEFIGVFANIVWILRQTERELQYRIVGEQSYPNGANKDVTKSSSVHEPSTTVSNLAQVRLKVVEPVEYGTGEGLLYPVSYYEQLLRVYFRLDVDLEQHYQQWIKCHEHFANSATKFYAVRQLDQDPVENLFCFICSQNNHISRISDMVEKLCRNYGEKICEYEGTCYYNFPSVSALADATVEEKLRELGFGYRAKYIQRSADKILHLGDLDWFRQLCQLDYKAAHKELLSLPGIGPKVADCICLMSLGHLQAIPVDTHVFQLAKHYLPTLAKSQNVTDRQYVTVADKFREIYGEYAGWAQTVLFCSDLRQFRQRTDAEGQENSDKPRKKQKKKI, encoded by the exons atgtcaaaacaaacgtttcaatttgttttgggATCGAAATCAACGTTTTACCGCGGACCATTCCGCGGAATCGACATACAATCGAATGTTTCGATAATGTCCGTTGTTACCAAGTGGCGGTCATTACTGTGTGACTTTAATCAGCTACAACTGAAAGCTACCTTGCTAGGTGGACAAAGTTTTCG atggaaaaaccacaaacagaaTGATACGGATCAGATCGAGAATGAATTCATTGGCGTGTTTGCAAACATTGTATGGATACTGCGACAAACGGAACGGGAATTACAGTACCGCATCGTGGGAGAACAATCGTATCCCAATGGAGCAAACAAGGATGTAACGAAATCATCATCCGTGCACGAACCTAGCACCACAGTGAGCAATCTAGCACAGGTGCgactgaaggtggtagaaccggttgAATATGGCACTGGAGAAGGGTTATTGTATCCGGTGTCTTATTACGAGCAACTGTTACGCGTCTACTTCCGCCTGGATGTAGATCTCGAACAACATTACCAGCAGTGGATCAAATGCCATGAGCATTTTGCAAACAGTGCCACCAAGTTCTATGCCGTTCGACAGCTAGATCAGGACCCGGTTGAGAATCTGTTCTGTTTTATCTGCTCTCAGAACAACCACATATCACG CATTTCCGATATGGTCGAAAAACTTTGTCGCAACTATGGAGAGAAAATTTGTGAATATGAAGGCACATGTTATTACAATTTCCCTTCAGTTTCTGCACTAGCCGATGCAACTGTGGAGGAAAAATTACGCGAACTCGGTTTTGGGTACCGGGCGAAGTACATCCAACGTTCTGCCGATAAAATTCTTCACCTGGGTGATCTCGATTGGTTCCGGCAGCTCTGCCAGTTAGATTATAAAGCAGCCCACAAAGAGCTGCTATCGCTTCCCGGTATCGGACCGAAAGTGGCCGACTGTATCTGTCTGATGTCGCTCGGGCACCTGCAGGCCATTCCCGTCGATACGCATGTGTTTCAATTGGCGAAACATTACCTGCCGACGCTGGCCAAATCGCAAAACGTCACTGATCGGCAATACGTGACAGTAGCGGACAAATTCCGCGAGATCTACGGAGAGTATGCGGGTTGGGCACAGACGGTACTGTTCTGTTCCGATTTGCGCCAATTCCGGCAACGGACCGATGCGGAAGGGCAAGAAAATTCTGacaaaccaagaaaaaaacaaaagaaaaaaatataa